Proteins from a genomic interval of Diaminobutyricimonas aerilata:
- a CDS encoding HNH endonuclease signature motif containing protein — MEQGSTAAEVAAMAPAGAGLEAQFLLAEELQMVDREVNIAAFRRLELVERFRLACGAPSAADGVRFRADSELGWRSLRAEVATMLSTTERTAEQLLQTAWALHERLPGTLRVFREGSISERHAHVMVRHSVGLTAEQVVELEKGALRVAERMNSARFDHRVRMLRQKITAEKAVERHRAAAEERHVAVEYTHDQMAYLTAYLPAVEATAILNRLEDTALGLRGAPEETRSRRQIMADTLTELLLGGDAPGASPIVPTVRLTVPVLTLLGQSDEPPVLDGFGPVDLETACRLTADAPSFTRVLTHPETGAALSIGRTRYRPTTAMRDWLRMRDGTCRFPGCGRAADRCDLDHTTDWADGGATDHLNLAHLCRAHHTLKHHTGWTVRPGPAPGDLEWTSPLGSTHLSEPEIRYGPPPPTPAFEVSPAGDAPELERIGPDPLADWYDSEWRRILNTYADPFAP, encoded by the coding sequence ATGGAGCAGGGCAGCACCGCCGCGGAAGTCGCCGCGATGGCGCCTGCCGGCGCGGGGCTCGAGGCGCAGTTCCTGCTCGCCGAAGAGCTGCAGATGGTCGACCGCGAGGTCAACATCGCCGCCTTCCGTCGTCTGGAGCTGGTCGAGCGATTCCGCCTCGCCTGCGGCGCCCCGTCCGCGGCGGATGGGGTACGGTTCCGCGCCGATTCCGAGCTGGGATGGCGGTCGCTCCGCGCCGAGGTCGCGACGATGCTGTCCACCACCGAGCGCACGGCGGAGCAGTTGCTGCAGACCGCGTGGGCCCTGCATGAGCGACTTCCGGGCACGCTTCGCGTGTTCCGAGAGGGGTCGATCAGCGAACGACATGCACATGTGATGGTTCGGCACAGCGTCGGCCTCACGGCGGAGCAGGTCGTGGAGCTCGAGAAGGGCGCGTTGCGTGTCGCCGAGCGGATGAATTCGGCCCGATTCGATCACCGCGTGCGGATGCTGCGGCAGAAGATCACGGCCGAGAAGGCGGTCGAGCGGCACCGGGCCGCCGCTGAAGAACGTCACGTCGCGGTGGAGTACACGCACGACCAGATGGCGTACCTGACCGCCTACCTTCCCGCCGTCGAGGCCACCGCCATCCTCAACCGGCTCGAGGACACCGCGCTCGGGCTGCGGGGCGCGCCGGAAGAGACGCGGTCCCGTCGCCAGATCATGGCCGACACGTTGACCGAGCTCCTGCTCGGCGGCGACGCCCCCGGTGCCAGCCCGATCGTACCGACGGTGCGACTGACGGTGCCCGTCCTCACCCTCCTCGGGCAGTCGGACGAACCGCCCGTGCTCGACGGCTTCGGCCCCGTCGACCTGGAGACCGCGTGCCGGCTCACCGCCGACGCGCCCTCATTCACCCGGGTACTCACCCACCCGGAGACCGGCGCGGCGCTCTCCATCGGCCGCACCCGGTACCGGCCGACGACCGCGATGAGGGACTGGCTGCGGATGCGGGACGGCACCTGCCGCTTCCCCGGCTGCGGGCGCGCTGCCGACCGGTGTGACCTCGACCACACGACCGACTGGGCGGACGGCGGAGCCACCGATCACCTCAACCTCGCTCACCTGTGCCGAGCTCATCACACCCTGAAACATCACACGGGCTGGACGGTGAGACCCGGTCCCGCCCCGGGTGACCTCGAGTGGACCTCCCCGCTCGGATCGACCCATCTCTCCGAACCGGAGATCCGCTACGGGCCTCCCCCACCGACTCCGGCGTTCGAGGTGTCGCCGGCGGGTGACGCCCCCGAACTCGAGCGGATCGGTCCCGACCCGCTTGCCGACTGGTACGACTCGGAGTGGCGGCGCATCCTGAACACCTACGCCGACCCGTTCGCTCCCTGA
- a CDS encoding Gfo/Idh/MocA family protein → MTFTLGMVGAGQFSAHFASLFQLHPGISAVYATDAIPERADQLVRDLGLAGTRPDFDAMIADPSIDAVAIFTQRWTHGPLVVAALRAGKHVYSAVPMAISVDEIAAIIDAVRETGLTYMMGETSQYNPATVFARQRLAEGAFGRVFYAEGDYLHDMDLGFYDAYRYSGGEGWRATASYPPMWYPTHSIGGVLGAIPTYATSVSCIGVRDDRNDGVFDTEVSMFGNDFSNATALFELAGGGSMRINEFRRVGYPSPLRESRFRWFGTEGSFEQLATTSVWQDKQGAEDVSAVIATRATLSEDDPRLANVAPSLRSAFVSGHAPVHDAEAARLPKEFAVAPDGHEGSHQFLVDDFVRAISDGVVPPVNAWTAARYTLPGLIAHQSALAGGERLTIPDFGDAPGSR, encoded by the coding sequence ATGACATTCACCCTCGGCATGGTCGGTGCCGGCCAGTTCTCGGCGCACTTCGCCTCGCTGTTCCAGCTGCACCCCGGGATCTCGGCCGTGTACGCCACCGATGCGATCCCCGAGCGGGCCGACCAGCTCGTGCGCGACCTCGGCCTGGCCGGCACGCGGCCGGACTTCGATGCGATGATCGCCGATCCGTCGATCGACGCGGTCGCGATCTTCACCCAGCGTTGGACGCACGGGCCGCTCGTCGTCGCGGCGCTCCGCGCGGGCAAGCACGTGTACTCGGCCGTCCCGATGGCCATCTCCGTCGACGAGATCGCGGCCATCATCGACGCCGTCCGCGAGACCGGCCTCACCTACATGATGGGCGAGACGAGCCAGTACAACCCGGCCACGGTGTTCGCGCGCCAGCGACTCGCCGAGGGTGCGTTCGGTCGCGTGTTCTACGCCGAGGGCGACTACCTGCACGACATGGATCTCGGGTTCTACGATGCCTACCGGTACTCGGGCGGCGAGGGGTGGCGTGCCACGGCGAGCTACCCGCCGATGTGGTATCCGACGCACTCGATCGGCGGCGTACTCGGCGCGATCCCCACCTACGCGACGAGCGTCAGCTGCATCGGCGTGCGTGACGACCGGAACGACGGCGTCTTCGACACCGAGGTGAGCATGTTCGGCAACGACTTCTCGAACGCCACGGCACTGTTCGAGCTCGCCGGCGGGGGGTCGATGCGCATCAACGAGTTCCGCCGTGTCGGCTATCCGTCTCCGCTGCGGGAGAGCCGGTTCCGCTGGTTCGGCACGGAGGGCAGCTTCGAGCAGCTCGCGACCACGTCGGTCTGGCAGGACAAGCAGGGCGCCGAGGATGTGTCCGCCGTCATCGCGACCCGCGCGACGCTCTCCGAGGACGACCCCCGGCTGGCCAACGTCGCCCCGTCGCTGCGGAGTGCCTTCGTCTCCGGTCACGCGCCGGTGCATGACGCGGAAGCGGCGCGGTTGCCGAAGGAGTTCGCGGTGGCACCCGACGGCCACGAGGGCAGCCACCAGTTCCTCGTCGACGACTTCGTGCGGGCCATCAGCGACGGGGTCGTCCCGCCCGTGAACGCCTGGACGGCCGCTCGGTACACGCTGCCGGGCCTCATCGCTCATCAATCGGCCCTCGCCGGCGGCGAGCGACTCACCATCCCGGACTTCGGCGACGCTCCGGGATCCCGCTGA
- a CDS encoding nitroreductase family protein has product MKAVIKKFVPRSARKWYSDQRRQQVARREYRLDRRRYMRAAAPPDSAVAYGVTGRQLETQLTKDYHRVEKGLALAAPKTQFGAAVSQRLESLIPVARREALVGAHVGYAEDARTALTSWNTDAVRADVVSPLGADITRHDLTTDEVTRFFESRRSIRDFDSSRRVPREVLLHAANLAGHTPSVCNRQSWTAHFFDDPEQVRRVLKFQNGNRGFAEQVPCVAVITVDSRLFAGVEERNQPHIEGGLFAMSLVHALHGLGVGTCMLNMSVRNDRADRLRAAIGLEEHDQVILMVAIGYPAPGFRVARSPRRTTDEIAVIH; this is encoded by the coding sequence ATGAAAGCGGTCATCAAGAAGTTCGTCCCGCGGTCGGCGCGGAAGTGGTACTCGGACCAGCGACGCCAGCAGGTGGCGCGCCGCGAGTACCGCCTCGACCGCCGACGCTACATGCGCGCCGCCGCGCCCCCGGATTCCGCGGTCGCCTACGGCGTCACCGGCCGGCAGCTCGAGACCCAGCTCACGAAGGACTACCACCGCGTCGAGAAGGGGCTGGCCCTCGCCGCCCCGAAGACGCAGTTCGGTGCGGCCGTCTCGCAGCGACTGGAGTCGCTCATCCCGGTCGCCCGGCGCGAGGCGCTCGTCGGCGCACACGTCGGCTACGCGGAGGACGCTCGTACGGCGCTCACGAGCTGGAACACCGACGCGGTGCGTGCCGACGTCGTGAGCCCCCTCGGAGCCGACATCACCCGCCACGACCTGACCACGGATGAGGTGACGCGGTTCTTCGAGAGCCGCCGCAGCATCCGCGACTTCGATTCCTCGCGGAGGGTGCCGCGCGAAGTGCTGCTGCATGCCGCGAACCTCGCCGGCCACACCCCGTCGGTGTGCAACCGCCAGTCGTGGACGGCCCACTTCTTCGACGACCCCGAGCAGGTGCGTCGGGTGCTGAAGTTCCAGAACGGCAATCGCGGGTTCGCCGAGCAGGTGCCCTGTGTGGCCGTGATCACGGTCGACTCGCGGCTCTTCGCCGGGGTCGAGGAACGCAATCAACCCCACATCGAGGGCGGCCTCTTCGCGATGAGCCTCGTGCACGCGCTGCACGGGCTCGGCGTCGGCACGTGCATGCTGAACATGTCCGTACGCAACGATCGGGCGGACCGCCTGCGTGCCGCGATCGGTCTCGAGGAGCACGATCAGGTCATCCTGATGGTCGCGATCGGATACCCCGCGCCGGGCTTCCGAGTCGCACGCTCGCCTCGCCGCACCACGGACGAGATCGCCGTCATCCACTGA
- a CDS encoding LacI family DNA-binding transcriptional regulator, producing MTQSSPRKVTRADVARLAGVSDAVVSYTLNGGAPVAPATAQRVREAVATLGYRPNQAARALKSGSASTLVLVVPDGDDPVFANAFFSEFASAIEAAARRRGYALYTTASSLESEQLLTRFHEFASRQVDGVLVLPAGAPLDVSALDAVGIPWLQLNTATPQPGLASLGVDLRAGAIEATRHLIEHGHRSIGYVGEPNTDELRYLGWMEACTDAGVAPGPFIATELTRIGGYRAGLALAVDDDRPSALFVASDRTALGLLRAFHERRIDVPGDVAMVAFDGSWETEYSWPALSSVRQPIEAMADSAVRRVLERSDADLTHEVFAGELVLRNSCGQH from the coding sequence ATGACCCAGTCGAGTCCGCGGAAGGTGACGCGCGCCGACGTCGCACGACTCGCGGGCGTCAGCGATGCGGTCGTCAGCTACACGCTCAACGGTGGCGCTCCGGTGGCCCCCGCGACCGCACAACGGGTGCGCGAGGCTGTCGCGACCCTCGGCTACCGCCCGAATCAGGCTGCACGAGCACTCAAGTCGGGCTCGGCGAGCACGCTCGTGCTCGTCGTGCCCGACGGGGACGACCCGGTCTTCGCGAACGCGTTCTTCAGCGAATTCGCGAGCGCGATCGAGGCGGCAGCGCGCCGACGCGGGTACGCCCTGTACACCACCGCGTCGTCACTGGAATCCGAGCAGCTCCTGACCCGGTTCCACGAGTTCGCGTCCCGTCAGGTGGACGGCGTTCTCGTGCTCCCCGCCGGTGCACCGCTCGACGTGTCCGCGCTCGACGCGGTCGGCATCCCGTGGCTGCAGCTGAACACCGCGACCCCGCAGCCCGGCCTCGCGAGCCTCGGGGTGGACCTGCGCGCCGGCGCCATCGAGGCCACGCGTCACCTGATCGAGCACGGGCACCGTTCGATCGGATACGTCGGCGAGCCGAACACCGATGAGCTCCGCTACCTCGGATGGATGGAGGCCTGCACCGACGCCGGTGTGGCACCCGGGCCGTTCATCGCGACGGAGCTGACCCGGATCGGCGGGTATCGTGCCGGGCTCGCCCTCGCGGTGGACGACGACCGTCCCTCGGCGTTGTTCGTCGCCTCGGATCGCACGGCCCTCGGTCTGTTGCGTGCCTTCCATGAGCGACGCATCGACGTTCCGGGCGACGTCGCGATGGTGGCGTTCGACGGGTCGTGGGAGACCGAGTACTCCTGGCCTGCACTCTCGTCGGTGCGGCAACCCATCGAGGCGATGGCCGACTCGGCCGTGCGGCGGGTGCTCGAACGCTCGGACGCCGACCTCACGCACGAGGTGTTCGCCGGCGAGCTGGTGCTGCGCAACTCGTGCGGGCAGCACTGA
- a CDS encoding DUF2975 domain-containing protein: MPTIRVPVLLLRVFLATLFAFLIVMQVMSLPGDVTHDVQQAPEAAHLLWPILVVAELGVLCVQVVIVCTWRLLTMVQKDRIFSEASLRWVDGIVWAFVIAWSLLAGLAVYLTAFIYFTPELRDPGIPIVLFGMVLIGAVLVLLMVVLRALLRQATALRTDMEGVI; this comes from the coding sequence ATGCCGACGATCCGTGTTCCCGTGCTGCTTCTTCGCGTCTTCCTCGCGACGCTGTTCGCGTTCCTCATCGTGATGCAGGTCATGAGCCTGCCGGGCGACGTCACCCACGACGTGCAGCAGGCGCCGGAGGCGGCGCACCTGCTGTGGCCGATCCTCGTGGTCGCCGAACTCGGGGTGCTGTGCGTGCAGGTCGTGATCGTCTGCACGTGGCGGCTGCTCACGATGGTGCAGAAGGACCGGATCTTCAGCGAGGCGTCTCTTCGCTGGGTCGACGGCATCGTCTGGGCGTTCGTGATCGCCTGGTCGCTGCTCGCGGGCCTCGCGGTCTACCTGACAGCGTTCATCTACTTCACGCCGGAACTGCGTGACCCGGGCATCCCGATCGTGCTGTTCGGCATGGTGCTGATCGGCGCCGTGCTCGTGCTGCTCATGGTGGTACTGCGAGCGTTGCTGCGGCAGGCGACCGCACTGCGCACCGACATGGAAGGCGTCATCTGA
- a CDS encoding DUF1304 domain-containing protein, which yields MVVVVGLVLVGFAALVHVYVFYLESIAWERESTRRTFRVRTPEEAAATKVLAFNQGFYNLFLAIATALGIVFVAAGSTVIGATLVYVGAGSMVAAGLVLLLSRPANARAAIIQLGPPLLGVLALAIGLAS from the coding sequence ATGGTCGTCGTCGTCGGTCTCGTGCTCGTCGGTTTCGCCGCCCTCGTGCACGTGTACGTGTTCTACCTCGAGTCGATCGCGTGGGAGCGCGAGAGCACCCGCCGCACGTTCCGGGTGAGGACGCCCGAGGAGGCCGCCGCGACCAAGGTGCTCGCCTTCAACCAGGGCTTCTACAACCTGTTCCTCGCCATCGCGACGGCGCTCGGCATCGTGTTCGTGGCCGCGGGCTCGACCGTGATCGGCGCGACGCTCGTGTACGTCGGCGCGGGATCGATGGTGGCGGCAGGACTCGTGCTGCTGCTCTCAAGGCCTGCGAACGCCCGGGCGGCGATCATCCAGCTCGGCCCGCCGCTGCTGGGCGTCCTCGCCCTCGCGATCGGTCTTGCGAGCTGA
- a CDS encoding helix-turn-helix domain-containing protein: protein MPIVVRIDVELAKRKMSVGEFAERVGLTPANVAVLKNGRAKAVRFSTLEAMCRTLECQPGDLLEWVDED from the coding sequence ATGCCCATCGTCGTGCGCATCGACGTCGAGCTCGCCAAGCGCAAGATGAGCGTGGGGGAGTTCGCGGAACGGGTGGGTCTCACCCCGGCGAACGTCGCGGTGCTCAAGAACGGCCGGGCGAAGGCGGTGCGGTTCAGCACGCTCGAGGCGATGTGTCGCACGCTCGAGTGCCAGCCGGGCGACCTGCTCGAGTGGGTCGACGAGGACTGA